The genomic stretch CGGTGCTGGTGAACACCGCCAACACCACCTTGCAGCAGCAACTGGCCTGGGTGCCGGCGTCGTTCAACCTGGTGATCGGCGTGGACACCAGCGCGGTCTACAGCGCCGGCACCCTGACCGTCAGCGTCAACTACCCCACCAGCAAGCTGAACCAGGTGCTGCCGTTCCTGGTGTTGCCCGGCGTCGGCACGGTGCCCAGCCTGCCGGCCAACCTGACCGCCACCTCGAGCCTGCAA from Pseudomonas ekonensis encodes the following:
- a CDS encoding TadE/TadG family type IV pilus assembly protein: MKTGFRKSQKGAVAIEFALVFVIFFAVFYGLVSYSLPFVLMQSFNQATSEAVRRGVAVDPATANYSTVLVNTANTTLQQQLAWVPASFNLVIGVDTSAVYSAGTLTVSVNYPTSKLNQVLPFLVLPGVGTVPSLPANLTATSSLQF